The following are encoded together in the Pseudomonas xantholysinigenes genome:
- a CDS encoding HpcH/HpaI aldolase/citrate lyase family protein: MAVSKDNPLALCRTFLFIPGADQAALLDALNGDGDVLVQELEDFTPPERRAEARQIAAGVMQHWRECGRIASVRINPFETCGLEDLEAVMAARPQVVMMSKVESREQMALLDWHITRLEGQYGITPGSTLIVPNIETALGVVRAIEIAHATPRIKAMLVATEDMVADLGAGRSRAGTELFYPRSRFLLECAAAGVLAIDSPYTFADDEGAEADMQFARSIGYQAKGVVNPAHVAVANRYLTPTAAEAELAQRQIDAFEHATRSGSVRAEVDGLVVEVPSYLQSRRLLERYRQLLQVQASRGTQV, translated from the coding sequence ATGGCTGTTTCCAAGGACAATCCCCTGGCGCTTTGCCGCACCTTCCTTTTTATTCCCGGCGCCGACCAGGCTGCTTTGCTCGATGCATTGAACGGCGACGGCGACGTGCTGGTGCAGGAGCTGGAAGACTTCACCCCGCCTGAGCGACGCGCCGAGGCGCGCCAGATCGCCGCGGGCGTCATGCAGCACTGGCGTGAATGCGGGCGCATTGCCTCGGTGCGCATCAACCCGTTCGAGACCTGCGGCCTGGAAGACCTCGAGGCGGTGATGGCGGCGCGTCCGCAAGTGGTGATGATGTCCAAGGTCGAGTCGCGCGAGCAAATGGCCCTGCTGGACTGGCACATCACCCGCCTGGAAGGCCAGTACGGCATCACCCCAGGTTCGACCCTGATCGTGCCGAACATCGAAACGGCCCTGGGCGTAGTCCGGGCTATCGAGATCGCCCATGCCACCCCGCGCATCAAGGCGATGCTGGTGGCCACCGAGGACATGGTCGCCGATCTGGGCGCCGGCCGCAGCCGCGCCGGCACCGAGTTGTTCTACCCACGCTCGCGCTTTCTGCTCGAGTGCGCGGCGGCGGGCGTGCTGGCGATCGACTCGCCCTACACCTTCGCCGACGATGAAGGTGCCGAGGCGGACATGCAATTCGCCCGTTCCATCGGCTACCAGGCCAAGGGCGTGGTCAACCCGGCGCATGTCGCCGTGGCCAATCGCTACCTGACCCCGACGGCCGCCGAGGCCGAGCTGGCGCAACGCCAGATCGACGCCTTCGAGCACGCTACCCGCTCGGGTAGCGTGCGCGCCGAGGTCGATGGCCTGGTGGTGGAAGTGCCTAGCTACCTGCAGTCGCGCCGGCTGCTCGAGCGCTACCGGCAGCTCTTGCAGGTCCAGGCGTCACGCGGCACCCAGGTGTGA
- a CDS encoding TetR/AcrR family transcriptional regulator gives MKHAQLPRKVPTQARSRMMVETILKTTATVVVKHGYAGTNTNLVAERAGVSVGSVYQYFPNKDALIAALYERHAQAVNQIILDVAGRQDVADLPSHITLLVRGLLQLHLQEPELHRMLDKDFAFLSIGSSEHQARITHSMECLLQRWRLTQGNLQSAAWLTAQMIMSMVKAYTLDAPQISQAGIEDAICCSVTGLLCASPHSSFTQAGYLAKGVVTHSHLGAA, from the coding sequence GTGAAACACGCTCAACTTCCTCGCAAAGTCCCCACGCAAGCCCGTTCCAGGATGATGGTCGAGACCATCCTGAAGACCACCGCCACGGTGGTGGTCAAGCACGGCTATGCGGGAACCAACACCAACCTGGTCGCGGAACGCGCCGGCGTCAGTGTCGGTTCGGTCTACCAGTATTTCCCCAACAAGGACGCGTTGATCGCCGCCCTTTACGAGCGCCACGCCCAGGCGGTGAACCAGATCATCCTTGACGTCGCCGGACGCCAGGATGTGGCCGACCTGCCAAGCCACATCACCCTGCTGGTGCGTGGCCTGCTGCAACTGCACCTGCAGGAGCCCGAGCTGCACCGCATGCTGGACAAGGACTTCGCCTTCCTCAGCATTGGCAGCAGCGAGCACCAGGCACGTATTACCCATTCGATGGAATGCCTGCTGCAACGCTGGCGTCTGACCCAGGGCAACCTGCAATCAGCCGCCTGGCTGACCGCGCAGATGATCATGTCGATGGTTAAGGCTTACACCCTGGACGCGCCGCAGATCAGCCAGGCCGGCATCGAAGACGCGATCTGCTGTTCGGTGACCGGGCTGCTGTGCGCCAGTCCGCACAGCAGCTTCACCCAGGCCGGTTACCTGGCCAAGGGTGTTGTCACCCATTCACACCTGGGTGCCGCGTGA
- a CDS encoding SDR family oxidoreductase, translating into MPTVLITGCSSGIGRALADAFHEAGHEVWATARKPEDVERLAAAGFHARQLDVNDAHGLARLANELERLDILINNAGYGAMGPLLDGGADALRRQFETNVFAPVAVTRALFPLLRHNRGVVVNIGSVSGVLVTPFAGAYCASKAAVHALSDALRLELAPFGIRVMEVQPGAIASQFASNAGREAELLIAEDSPWWPLREGIRARARASQDRPTPATDFAHQVLKALQRNRVPDLLRLGNGSRALPWMARWLPGGMLQKVLMKRFGLDVTL; encoded by the coding sequence ATGCCCACCGTCCTCATCACCGGTTGTTCCAGCGGTATCGGCCGCGCCCTGGCCGACGCCTTCCACGAGGCCGGCCATGAAGTCTGGGCCACCGCCCGCAAGCCTGAAGATGTCGAACGCCTGGCCGCCGCCGGCTTCCATGCCCGGCAACTGGACGTCAACGATGCCCACGGCCTCGCCCGACTGGCCAACGAACTGGAACGCCTGGATATCCTGATCAACAACGCCGGCTACGGAGCCATGGGCCCGTTGCTCGACGGTGGTGCCGACGCCCTGCGCCGGCAATTCGAAACCAACGTGTTCGCCCCGGTGGCTGTCACCCGTGCATTGTTTCCCTTACTGCGCCACAACCGCGGCGTGGTGGTGAACATCGGCAGTGTCTCGGGCGTGCTGGTCACCCCCTTCGCCGGTGCTTATTGCGCCTCCAAGGCCGCGGTGCATGCCCTGAGCGATGCGCTGCGCCTGGAGCTGGCGCCGTTCGGCATCCGCGTCATGGAGGTGCAGCCGGGGGCGATCGCCTCGCAGTTCGCCAGCAATGCCGGGCGCGAGGCCGAGCTGCTGATTGCCGAGGACTCACCCTGGTGGCCCCTGCGCGAAGGCATCCGCGCCCGTGCTCGCGCCTCGCAGGATCGACCGACACCGGCCACGGATTTTGCCCACCAAGTGCTCAAGGCACTACAACGCAATCGCGTGCCGGACCTGTTACGCCTGGGCAATGGCAGCCGTGCGCTGCCCTGGATGGCCCGCTGGCTGCCCGGCGGCATGCTGCAAAAAGTCTTGATGAAGCGTTTCGGCCTCGACGTAACGCTTTGA
- a CDS encoding multidrug transporter encodes MLIGALLVLTWLVLLLRYPAKALPISLSAVCGLGLVALWVAWQDTREATQLARLDIRLTYAPEQCPADRALQVRMKNGNKAPLTELRWRVGAYAPGDTVNLAENTYAAPRYRGPGELQPGAEWQDCLPLPPLRSGYRPQTLEFRAEHLQGTFAN; translated from the coding sequence ATGCTCATCGGCGCTCTGCTCGTCCTCACCTGGCTGGTCCTGCTGCTGCGCTACCCGGCCAAGGCCTTGCCGATTTCCCTGTCCGCGGTCTGTGGTCTCGGCCTGGTGGCGCTCTGGGTAGCCTGGCAAGACACCCGCGAGGCCACGCAACTGGCCCGCCTCGATATCCGCCTGACCTACGCCCCCGAACAATGCCCCGCCGACCGCGCCCTGCAGGTGCGCATGAAGAACGGCAACAAGGCCCCGCTCACCGAACTGCGCTGGCGCGTCGGGGCCTATGCGCCGGGCGATACCGTCAACCTGGCCGAGAACACCTACGCTGCCCCGCGTTATCGCGGACCGGGCGAATTGCAGCCCGGCGCCGAGTGGCAGGACTGCCTGCCGTTGCCGCCGCTGCGTTCGGGGTATCGGCCGCAGACCCTGGAGTTCCGCGCCGAGCATCTGCAAGGTACATTCGCCAACTAA
- a CDS encoding mannose-1-phosphate guanylyltransferase/mannose-6-phosphate isomerase: MIPVILSGGSGSRLWPLSRKQFPKQFLALTGEHTLFQQTIERLVFDGMDTPIVVCNKDHKFIVQEQLSALKLQTQAILMEPFGRNTAPAVAITAMKLVNEGRDELMLVLPADHVIEDQKALQRALALATVAAERGEMVLFGVPATKPETGYGYIRSSQDALLPEGVARVAQFVEKPDEKRANEFVRAGGYFWNSGMFLFRASRFLEELKKHDPDIYDTCLLALERSAEAEDVLSIDEATFACCPDNSIDYAVMEKTLRACVVPLAAGWSDVGCWSSLWDVHEKDDNGNVTKGDVVVQDSHNCMIHGNGKLVSVIGLENIVVVETKDAMMIAHKDKVQGVKQLVNTLDAQGRSETQNHLEVYRPWGSYDSVDMGGRFQVKHITVKPGASLSLQMHHHRAEHWIVVSGTAEVTCDENVFLLTENQSTYIPIASVHRLRNPGKIPLEIIEVQSGSYLGEDDIERFEDVYGRTSTPTERGVSVKTIAQ, translated from the coding sequence ATGATCCCGGTAATTCTTTCTGGCGGTAGCGGTTCGCGTCTGTGGCCTCTGTCGCGCAAGCAGTTCCCCAAGCAGTTCCTGGCCCTGACCGGCGAACACACCCTGTTCCAGCAGACCATCGAGCGCCTGGTGTTCGACGGCATGGACACCCCCATCGTGGTCTGCAACAAGGACCACAAGTTCATCGTCCAGGAACAGCTGAGCGCGCTGAAACTGCAAACCCAGGCCATCCTCATGGAGCCGTTTGGCCGCAACACCGCCCCTGCGGTGGCGATCACCGCGATGAAGCTGGTCAACGAAGGGCGCGATGAACTGATGCTGGTGCTGCCGGCCGACCACGTGATCGAGGACCAGAAGGCCCTGCAGCGCGCCCTGGCCCTGGCCACCGTGGCCGCCGAGCGCGGCGAGATGGTGCTGTTCGGCGTGCCGGCGACCAAGCCCGAAACCGGCTACGGCTATATCCGCTCCAGCCAGGATGCACTGCTGCCCGAGGGCGTGGCGCGGGTCGCGCAGTTTGTCGAGAAGCCCGACGAGAAGCGCGCCAACGAATTTGTCCGCGCCGGGGGTTACTTCTGGAACAGCGGCATGTTCCTGTTCCGCGCCAGCCGCTTCCTCGAAGAGCTGAAGAAGCACGATCCGGACATCTACGACACTTGCCTGTTGGCCCTGGAACGCAGCGCCGAAGCAGAGGATGTGCTGAGCATCGATGAAGCCACCTTCGCCTGCTGCCCGGACAACTCCATCGACTACGCAGTGATGGAGAAGACCCTGCGCGCCTGCGTGGTACCACTGGCGGCGGGCTGGAGCGACGTGGGTTGCTGGTCGTCGCTGTGGGACGTGCACGAGAAGGACGACAACGGCAACGTCACCAAAGGCGACGTGGTGGTGCAGGACAGCCACAACTGCATGATCCACGGCAACGGCAAGCTGGTGTCGGTGATCGGCCTTGAGAACATCGTGGTGGTCGAGACCAAGGACGCCATGATGATCGCCCACAAGGACAAGGTCCAAGGCGTCAAGCAACTGGTCAACACCCTCGACGCCCAGGGTCGCAGCGAAACCCAGAACCACCTCGAGGTGTACCGCCCGTGGGGTTCGTACGATTCGGTGGACATGGGCGGGCGCTTCCAAGTCAAGCACATCACCGTCAAGCCCGGCGCCAGCCTGTCGCTGCAGATGCACCACCACCGCGCCGAGCACTGGATCGTGGTGTCCGGCACCGCCGAGGTGACCTGCGACGAGAACGTGTTCCTGCTCACCGAAAACCAGTCCACCTACATCCCCATCGCCTCGGTGCACCGCCTGCGCAATCCGGGCAAGATCCCCCTGGAGATCATCGAAGTGCAGTCCGGCAGCTACCTCGGCGAGGATGATATCGAGCGTTTCGAGGACGTATATGGACGCACCTCGACGCCGACCGAGCGTGGGGTGTCGGTGAAGACCATCGCGCAGTGA
- a CDS encoding alginate O-acetyltransferase AlgF, producing MTPQTSIAKALTLAAGLTLASMQAFAGADAALYGPSAPKGSTFVRLYNAASSPTAASVGNTQIKQVGAQASSDFSFLPGGDYTAQVGGKSVPVKLASDKYYTLVNNSAGNPQLIEEPPFKNKQKALVRVQNLSDQPLALKTADGKTEVIKAVAAKGRGEREINPVKVNLALYAGDKKVGDVKPVALERGEAAVLYVTGSGNSLSPVWVTRPVASN from the coding sequence ATGACCCCCCAGACTTCCATTGCCAAAGCCCTCACCCTCGCGGCCGGCCTGACCTTGGCCTCAATGCAGGCCTTCGCCGGCGCCGACGCCGCCCTTTATGGCCCGAGCGCGCCGAAAGGTTCGACCTTCGTGCGCCTGTACAACGCCGCAAGCAGCCCCACTGCCGCGAGCGTGGGCAATACCCAGATCAAGCAGGTCGGTGCCCAGGCCAGCAGCGACTTCAGCTTCCTGCCCGGCGGCGACTACACCGCCCAGGTCGGCGGCAAGTCGGTGCCGGTCAAACTGGCCTCGGACAAGTACTACACCCTGGTCAACAACAGCGCTGGCAACCCGCAACTGATTGAGGAGCCGCCGTTCAAGAACAAGCAGAAAGCCCTGGTCCGGGTACAGAACCTCAGCGACCAGCCGTTGGCCCTGAAGACCGCCGACGGCAAGACCGAAGTGATCAAGGCCGTGGCCGCCAAGGGCCGTGGCGAACGTGAAATCAACCCGGTCAAGGTCAACCTTGCCCTGTATGCAGGCGACAAGAAAGTCGGCGACGTCAAACCCGTCGCCCTGGAGCGCGGCGAAGCCGCCGTGCTGTATGTCACCGGTTCCGGCAACAGCCTGTCGCCGGTGTGGGTAACTCGCCCCGTGGCTAGCAACTGA
- a CDS encoding alginate O-acetyltransferase, translated as MNRTLRITYSLSFMGLLVGLGVWSLGGLDGFTRTGQMTLLDGKLAKAAETHYDEQFPIKRLGTNLWAALDFKLFNEGRPGVVLGRDQWLFSDEEFKPSVGAQQQMQDNLALVRGIRDTLQRQGVQLLLAIVPAKARLYSEYLGKETPASLHDDLFNQFHAQVRQANVFAPDLLAPLEQAKARGQVFLRTDTHWTPLGAEVVAQALAEAVNRQGLLSGEPQAYITEAGASAPYKGDLTNFLPLDPLFSNLLPTPDTLQQRTTHPVQAEGESGDDALFSDSRIPVALVGTSYSANPHWNFLGALQQALRSDVANYAEDGHGPLLPMLKYLQSDAFKNAPPQVVVWEFPERYLPMKNDLSAFDPQWIAQLKNSRKSEENLALSSNRTDH; from the coding sequence ATGAACCGGACACTTCGCATCACCTACTCCCTGTCGTTCATGGGCCTGCTGGTCGGCCTGGGCGTCTGGTCGCTCGGTGGGCTGGACGGCTTCACCCGCACCGGGCAGATGACCCTGCTCGACGGCAAGCTGGCCAAGGCCGCCGAAACCCACTACGACGAGCAGTTCCCGATCAAGCGCCTGGGCACCAACCTGTGGGCCGCGCTGGACTTCAAGCTGTTCAATGAAGGCCGCCCCGGCGTGGTGCTGGGCCGCGACCAGTGGCTGTTCAGCGACGAAGAGTTCAAGCCCAGCGTCGGCGCGCAACAGCAGATGCAAGACAACCTGGCGCTGGTGCGCGGCATCCGCGACACCTTGCAGCGCCAGGGCGTGCAACTGCTGCTGGCGATCGTCCCGGCCAAGGCCCGCCTGTATTCCGAGTACCTTGGCAAAGAGACGCCGGCCAGCCTGCACGACGACCTGTTCAACCAGTTCCACGCCCAGGTGCGCCAGGCCAATGTGTTCGCCCCCGACCTGCTGGCCCCGCTGGAGCAAGCCAAGGCCCGTGGCCAGGTGTTCCTGCGCACCGACACCCACTGGACGCCACTGGGCGCCGAGGTGGTCGCGCAAGCCCTGGCCGAAGCCGTCAACCGCCAGGGCCTGCTCAGCGGCGAGCCCCAGGCGTACATCACCGAGGCCGGCGCCAGCGCGCCGTACAAGGGCGATTTGACCAACTTCCTGCCGCTGGACCCGTTGTTCAGCAACCTGCTGCCCACCCCGGACACCCTGCAGCAACGCACGACCCACCCGGTGCAGGCCGAAGGCGAAAGCGGCGACGACGCGCTGTTCAGCGACAGCCGGATCCCGGTGGCGCTGGTGGGCACCAGCTACAGCGCCAACCCGCACTGGAACTTCCTCGGCGCCCTGCAGCAAGCCCTGCGCAGCGACGTCGCCAACTACGCCGAAGACGGCCACGGCCCGTTGCTGCCGATGCTCAAGTACCTGCAAAGCGATGCCTTCAAGAACGCCCCGCCACAGGTCGTGGTGTGGGAATTCCCCGAACGTTATCTGCCAATGAAGAACGACCTCAGCGCCTTCGATCCGCAGTGGATCGCGCAGTTGAAGAACTCCCGCAAATCCGAAGAAAACCTGGCCCTGTCGTCCAACCGGACGGACCACTGA
- a CDS encoding MBOAT family O-acyltransferase produces the protein MVFSSNVFLFLFLPVFLGLYYISGNRYRNLLLLVASYIFYAWWRVDFLALFAGVTLWNYWIGLKVGAAGVRTKPAQRWLLLGVGIDLGILGYFKYANFGVDSLNAIMTSMGLEPFILTHVLLPIGISFYIFESISYIIDVYRGDTPATRNLIDFAAFVAIFPHLIAGPVLRFKDLVDQFNNRTHTLDKFSEGCTRFMQGFIKKVFIADTLAVVADHCFALQNPTTGDAWLGALAYTAQLYFDFSGYSDMAIGLGLMMGFRFMENFKQPYISQSITEFWRRWHISLSTWLRDYLYITLGGNRKGTFNTYRNLFLTMLLGGLWHGANFTYIIWGAWHGLWLAIERALGLDTNPQRFNPIKWAFTFLLVVVGWVIFRAENLHVAARMYGAMFSLGDWQLSELNRANLTGLQVATLIVAYLSLAFFGLRDFYRNATPAPKATPLQINADGSVGLDWTRIMTRALVLLLFIASVLKLSAQSYSPFLYFQF, from the coding sequence ATGGTCTTCTCGTCCAACGTATTCCTGTTCCTGTTCCTGCCGGTTTTCCTCGGCTTGTACTACATCAGCGGGAACCGCTACCGCAACCTGCTGCTGCTGGTTGCCAGCTACATCTTCTACGCCTGGTGGCGGGTGGACTTCCTCGCCCTGTTCGCCGGGGTGACCCTGTGGAACTATTGGATCGGCCTGAAGGTAGGCGCCGCCGGCGTGCGCACCAAGCCCGCGCAGCGCTGGCTGCTGCTGGGCGTGGGCATCGACCTGGGCATCCTCGGCTACTTCAAGTACGCCAACTTCGGGGTGGACAGCCTCAACGCGATCATGACCTCGATGGGCCTAGAACCCTTCATCCTCACCCACGTGCTGCTGCCGATCGGCATCTCGTTCTACATCTTCGAGTCGATCAGCTACATCATCGACGTGTACCGCGGCGACACCCCGGCCACCCGCAACCTGATCGACTTCGCCGCCTTCGTGGCGATCTTCCCGCACCTGATCGCCGGCCCCGTGCTGCGCTTCAAGGATCTGGTCGACCAGTTCAACAACCGCACCCACACCCTCGACAAGTTCTCCGAAGGCTGCACCCGCTTCATGCAGGGCTTCATCAAGAAGGTGTTCATCGCCGACACCCTGGCGGTGGTCGCCGACCACTGCTTCGCCCTGCAAAACCCCACCACCGGTGACGCCTGGCTCGGCGCCCTGGCCTACACCGCGCAGCTGTACTTCGACTTCTCCGGCTACAGCGACATGGCCATCGGCCTGGGCCTGATGATGGGCTTCCGCTTCATGGAGAACTTCAAGCAACCCTACATCAGCCAGTCGATCACCGAGTTCTGGCGGCGCTGGCACATCAGCCTGTCGACCTGGCTGCGCGACTACCTCTACATCACCCTGGGCGGCAACCGCAAAGGCACCTTCAACACCTACCGCAACCTGTTCCTGACCATGTTGCTGGGCGGGCTGTGGCACGGCGCCAACTTCACCTACATCATCTGGGGCGCCTGGCATGGCCTGTGGCTGGCCATCGAACGCGCGCTGGGCCTGGACACCAACCCGCAGCGCTTCAACCCGATCAAGTGGGCCTTCACCTTCCTGCTGGTGGTGGTCGGCTGGGTGATCTTCCGCGCCGAAAACCTGCATGTGGCCGCGCGCATGTACGGCGCCATGTTCAGCCTCGGCGACTGGCAGCTGTCGGAGCTCAACCGCGCCAACCTCACCGGCCTGCAGGTCGCGACCCTGATCGTGGCCTACCTGAGCCTGGCGTTCTTCGGCCTGCGCGACTTCTACCGCAACGCCACGCCAGCACCCAAGGCCACCCCGCTGCAGATCAACGCCGATGGCTCGGTTGGCCTGGACTGGACCCGGATCATGACCCGCGCCCTGGTGCTGCTGCTGTTCATCGCCTCGGTGCTCAAGCTCTCGGCACAGAGCTACTCACCCTTCCTGTACTTCCAGTTCTGA
- a CDS encoding mannuronate-specific alginate lyase, producing the protein MTSISSKTAPALLALALFGGAAQAALVPPQGYYEGIEKLKTSDGDFRCEAAPKPYTGALVFRSKYEGSDKARATLNADSEKAFRQSTQDITTLEKGVSKMVGQYLRDGRPAQLDCALAWLETWAQADALESTDFNHTGKSMRKWALGSMSGSWLRLKFSNAQPLAAHQAQAGKIEKWLARLAEQTVRDWSDLPLEKINNHSYWAAWSVMATAVATDRRDLFDWAVKEYKVGANQVDEQGFLPNEIKRRQRALAYHNYALPPLAMIASFAQANGVDLRKENNFALQRLGEGVLAGARDPVQFNIRAGAKQDLHDLKIDSKYAWLEPWCALYQCVGDTLKRKHDMQPFNSFRLGGDLTRVYDPGAEQKK; encoded by the coding sequence ATGACATCGATCAGCAGCAAGACCGCACCCGCCCTGCTCGCCCTCGCCCTGTTCGGCGGCGCGGCGCAGGCCGCGCTGGTGCCGCCCCAGGGTTACTACGAGGGTATCGAGAAACTCAAGACCAGCGACGGCGACTTCCGCTGCGAGGCGGCGCCCAAGCCCTATACCGGCGCGCTGGTGTTCCGCAGCAAGTACGAAGGTTCGGACAAGGCCCGGGCAACGCTCAATGCCGACTCGGAAAAAGCCTTCCGCCAATCCACCCAGGACATCACCACCCTTGAGAAAGGCGTGAGCAAGATGGTCGGCCAGTACCTGCGCGACGGTCGCCCGGCACAGCTCGACTGCGCCCTGGCCTGGCTCGAAACCTGGGCCCAGGCCGACGCCCTGGAGTCCACCGATTTCAACCACACCGGCAAGTCGATGCGCAAATGGGCGCTGGGCAGCATGAGCGGTTCGTGGCTGCGGCTGAAGTTCTCCAACGCCCAGCCGCTGGCCGCGCACCAGGCCCAGGCCGGGAAAATCGAAAAGTGGCTGGCGCGCCTGGCCGAACAGACGGTGCGCGACTGGAGCGACCTGCCCCTGGAGAAGATCAACAACCACAGCTACTGGGCGGCCTGGTCGGTGATGGCCACCGCCGTGGCCACCGACCGCCGCGACCTGTTCGACTGGGCAGTGAAGGAATACAAGGTCGGTGCCAACCAGGTCGACGAACAGGGTTTTTTGCCCAACGAGATCAAACGCAGGCAGCGCGCCCTGGCCTACCACAACTACGCCCTGCCGCCGCTGGCGATGATCGCCAGCTTCGCCCAGGCCAACGGCGTGGACCTGCGCAAGGAAAACAACTTCGCCCTGCAACGCCTCGGCGAAGGCGTGCTGGCCGGTGCCCGCGACCCGGTCCAGTTCAATATCCGCGCCGGTGCCAAGCAGGACCTGCACGACCTGAAGATCGACAGCAAGTACGCCTGGCTCGAGCCGTGGTGCGCGCTGTACCAGTGCGTCGGCGACACGCTCAAGCGCAAGCATGACATGCAGCCGTTCAACAGTTTCAGGCTGGGCGGCGATCTGACCCGGGTCTACGACCCGGGCGCGGAACAAAAGAAATAG
- a CDS encoding alginate O-acetyltransferase, with product MTPHLMKLLGLSAALLAISQGVRADEVKAPTFSAEPCCQLCPEAHDASRYTTRYQQNFTTLVQAQGDWLFRTREDLRTEFDTTPGGYKRLQQVHDAFKKRGVELVVVYQPTRGLVNRNMLKPEEKAAFDYQKALRNYQAMLQRFSKMGYNVPDLSPLTNEQLAAADQGKDFYFRGDQHWTPYGAERAAKIVADTVHKMPAFAGIPRKEFETKKSGRMGKTGTLHNVAGQLCGTSYAVQYMDQFATEPKGGASGGDDLFGDSGNAQITLVGTSHSGKNYNFSGFLEQYIGADVLNVAFPGGGLEGSMIQYLGSEEFQNNPPKILVWEFSPLYRLDQETIWRQILGLLDDGCDDRPAQMSASATLKPGKNELMVNGKNGVIKDLVNRNHQLDIKFEDSSVKVLQATLWYLNGRHEDIKIEKPTTSDTDGRFVFQMREDEDWAGQNLLALELQGPESGTQKVEAKLCKRNNFASPAQHTAQAGQ from the coding sequence ATGACTCCACACCTGATGAAACTGCTGGGCCTGTCCGCCGCCCTCCTGGCCATCAGCCAGGGCGTGCGCGCCGATGAGGTCAAGGCGCCGACCTTCAGCGCCGAGCCCTGCTGCCAGCTGTGCCCCGAGGCCCACGACGCCAGCCGCTACACCACGCGCTACCAGCAGAACTTCACCACCCTGGTGCAGGCCCAGGGCGACTGGCTGTTCCGTACCCGCGAAGACCTGCGCACCGAATTCGACACCACCCCGGGCGGCTACAAGCGCCTGCAGCAGGTGCACGACGCGTTCAAGAAGCGCGGCGTCGAGCTGGTGGTGGTGTACCAGCCGACCCGTGGCCTGGTGAACCGCAACATGCTCAAGCCTGAAGAGAAGGCCGCGTTCGACTACCAGAAGGCCTTGCGCAACTACCAGGCCATGCTCCAGCGCTTCAGCAAGATGGGCTACAACGTGCCCGACCTGTCGCCGCTGACCAACGAGCAACTGGCCGCCGCCGACCAGGGCAAGGACTTCTACTTCCGTGGCGACCAGCACTGGACGCCCTACGGCGCCGAACGCGCGGCGAAGATCGTCGCCGACACCGTACACAAGATGCCGGCCTTCGCAGGCATCCCGCGCAAGGAGTTCGAGACCAAGAAGTCTGGACGCATGGGCAAGACCGGCACCCTGCACAATGTCGCCGGCCAGCTGTGCGGCACCAGCTACGCGGTGCAGTACATGGACCAGTTCGCCACCGAACCCAAGGGCGGTGCCAGCGGCGGCGACGACCTGTTCGGCGACTCGGGCAACGCGCAGATCACCCTGGTTGGCACCAGCCACAGCGGCAAGAACTACAACTTCTCGGGCTTCCTTGAGCAGTACATCGGCGCCGACGTGCTCAACGTTGCCTTCCCCGGTGGCGGCCTGGAAGGCTCGATGATCCAGTACCTGGGCAGCGAAGAGTTCCAGAACAACCCGCCGAAGATCCTGGTCTGGGAGTTCTCCCCGCTGTACCGCCTGGACCAGGAAACCATCTGGCGGCAGATCCTCGGCCTGCTCGACGACGGCTGCGACGACCGTCCCGCACAGATGAGCGCCAGCGCCACCCTCAAGCCCGGCAAGAACGAGCTGATGGTCAACGGCAAGAATGGCGTGATCAAGGACCTGGTCAACCGCAACCACCAACTCGACATCAAGTTCGAGGACAGCTCGGTGAAAGTGCTGCAGGCCACCCTGTGGTACCTCAACGGCCGTCACGAGGACATCAAGATCGAGAAGCCCACCACCTCTGACACCGATGGGCGGTTCGTCTTCCAGATGCGCGAGGACGAAGACTGGGCCGGCCAGAACCTGCTCGCCCTGGAGCTCCAGGGGCCGGAAAGCGGTACGCAGAAAGTCGAAGCGAAACTGTGCAAACGCAACAACTTTGCCAGCCCCGCGCAGCACACCGCGCAAGCTGGCCAGTGA